The genomic segment TGGAAGAGAGCTGATCATGCTCCACGCGGTCGTCGCTGCGGACACAGTGCCGTACTTGCCGGCGGCTAGCGAGGCGATGACCACATTGTGGTCTCCAATCCGACCCCAGACATAGGTGTTTGTGTCTTTCGGGTGCTTTCTGAAGTTTTCCGGCTTCTGGTGCTCTTCGTCGAGCACAGCCTCTGCTGCGGTAAGCTCCTTGTCAAGAGCGGTGATCCACCCGATGGTGTACATATGAGGGCCTGGAAGTCGCTGTAAGGATGTCATGGCGCTTTCATGGAGCTGGAGAGGTCTCGTATAGGTGAGACTTCGTGAAAGGATGAACGGTGGGTGATGCTACTGTTGAAGACGGACGTCAGACGAACATGTTCGATATGACCCCTGAGCGGGGTCCTGCGAACTGGATAACCGATCAGCTGATACCGTTGAGCGATTTCagtggccgacgatgatggcgccaACGCGTGTGGATGCTGCCTGGCTGCTTACCCCCTCTCCCGATGATTGGCAGGGAGAAGAAATGTGGCTCCAACTGGCCCAGCCTGATTGAAACTGCATAAGAGAACAGCCAAGGGCCAGCACTAGAGTCAACTGACCGAGATGAAGGCCGTCATGTTTTCTGCAGAGCCTTAACTATACCAGTCAAAGACCAGTCGTTGACACAGGTGTAGCGTAACCTGTACAACGACCTATTGTACCCGGGGACGCTCTACGAAGGAGGATGAATAAGTGTATGAGTTTTCCGGAGAGAGGCGAGTTACGGGTTTCTAAAGATGGAGCGCCTGCGGTGCTGTAGGCTGACAAGCCAAGCACCACTGCCAAGCCAGTTGAGACCAACGATGGCCAATGAATGGAAAGTTGCTGCATGTGAAGGCAATAATGCAAATGCCGGCGAGACTCAGAACAGGACAGACCCCACCCTGGCTCTTTCGTAGATGGCAGAATtatgcatgcttctatgtCATGGACATAACACATTCAGAATACCATGGTAGCAGGCAAAAGTAAAACCCCCTGCTGGGTAGATATGGCTAAAGCAATGAGTACTTTGAGATTCTTGTGCACGCTCTGCACAAATCTGGCCAGTAAGAGTCACTAAGGCTGTAGATCACAGCTCCATACTACCTAGAAGGGAGCTTAAACTTACCCCTAATACCATAGTAGGCAAGAATAGTTTTCCCCCTCTTTCTGTGGTCACAGATTTCCAGAGAATATAAGTGTAGTATCTTTACGTATGTATATATGTAtttgtgtggtgtgtggtgtaCGACACGCGGGCAACTTGCGAATAAAGACGGGCCTGAGAGTCGAAGTGAGAGTAGTATTGAGTGTCTACAAAACCGTATGATTTTCCAAGGCGCACAATTGTGCGTATTTTGACTGCTCTGGTCATTTGTGATTTGAGAGTTGGTAGAGTACCGTGCCGTGTTGTGTTTTTTTGTTTGTGGCTGCGGGCTGCGGGCTGCTGCAACACCACACACCATCCCCCAGACAGAACGGCACAAGGTAGTCAACTCATGCAGGACTTCTTGAGCGGGAGGCAAGTTGCCTAGCCAAGACGCCGGCTGGGTTGCCCGTCTGATGAGGCGTCCGAGCCCCCGCGAGGCAGGCTGCGGTCAGCATTTTGGGGACGAGGGGCCAATAGAATGGCGGGCTTGGCTCTTTGGAGATGCGGGATTGTGCAGCGGGGTACCAAGGTAGGATTGAATTCGCTGCTTCGGGGTGGGTTAAAAATGCAGTGAAAATCAGGCGTCGGTGAGCAGACCTTTTTTGATAGCCGGCTGTCCTGAATGGTCAAACATCTTGGGTTAGCCACGTTCCTTCGCTCTTCTCTTGTGCGAACCATGGCAAACCAGAACTTCACTGCATTCTCAACCCACCACGAGTCGGTACAAATGCGGACATGCTGCAATGCACCACCCGCATTTTGCAAGATTATTCGACAGCGATATCAGACATCGGATTTTGGTTCACTGTGCGGCGATAAGTCGAAGCCCATTTCATGGACCAGGACCCTTCCTTAAGAAAGCTTCTCGAAAGCGATCAATAGTCAACGCGACATGGCGTTAGGCGTAAGGCTCGAAAGCTGTTAGTGCGCAGTTGAACTTTTATAGATGCATTATAGGAAAAGCATAGACAGCTTAATGCAGTAAAAAGAATCAAGGATGTTTTCTTTAATATGTAAGGAGTAGGTCAATTGCCTGATGTGCTGACATAAGCAGGAAATTGCTGGGAGGATGAGTTTGGTTTTGCAAATGGATTTTTGCTATTACAGGGGACCTTTTTTGCGTTCCAGGGTACTTTGCACTGATCCTACGCAGCTACTACACGGAATATTACTCTTCCGAAGGGGCTTACCTTTGAGGCTGGTGCTGTGGCTTAGGGCTTCGCAGTGTGGCTTACAATACTTCTGTGGCTTACTGTGGACTCAGGTGTGGCTGTTGCTTGCATCGAGTCGCCGAAAACCTTTCCGCTTCACTCATGAACAAGGCCCCATCGCCAACGACCTTGCACGCCACGCCACGCCGCTCCGCTCCGCTCTGTTGCTTCCGCTTCTTGTCACTCGTTTTCGTTACCATGCGTTGATTCATCCCTTTGTTTCTCTTCCCCGGCTTACATGTCCCCCGACGGAGCGATCCCGCTGAcccgtcatcctcatctGGTTCAAGCCACGTATAGTCTATCCGATATCCGGCCTTGAGAGATAGAGGTCGATAGCTAAAGATCCATCTCCGGATCCGCCGGCCCTTTCGGCACCCCCCCCTACTCGGGGTGTCTCTCGCCTTCTCCGGACTCCCGTCTCACGACGCACATCCTCACGTGGTAGCCGGAGCGAGTGACCGGACACAATGTCACACCAGTtccacgtcgccggcgcgAGCCACGCCCTGCTCGATCCGTGGTctcacggcctcggcatcatgAAGGACGTCCTCACCCGCTGGTCCGAGCTCGACATCACCCAGATCGGCTCCCTCATCGCCATTGCCGGCACCCTCCCCGCCGCCTGGCGCCTCCTGCAGCACGCCTGGCGCGAGGCCTCTGCCTGCGTCGCCCGCTTCTTCCTGGCCTCCGTGACCATCCCCGGCGGCGACCCCGTCAACCGGGGCGTTGTGAAATGGATTCTCGCCAACCGGCCCCGGCACTACCGCTCCTTCACCGGCCGCACCGAGGTCGGACGCGCAACCTCGGaccgcgccgccgctctcAAGAAGACCCGCCACGCCGTCCAGTACTGCCCGCACTGGACCTCGCGGTGGCTCTGGTTCGCCGGCGGTCTCCTCGTGGTCACCCGCGCCGTCGGGGACTTTGGCTCCGCCCTCTCGGATCCCAGCTacgacggcatcggcggcgaggacctAACCATCAGCTGCCTCGGCTGGTCAGCGGAACCCGTGCGGTCCTTCATCGAGACCTGCCGCGAGTACGCCGACCGGCAGACGCAGTACTTTGTCCTTATCTACTCGCGCGACCGTTACGGCATGTCGTGGAAGCCCAAGGCCCGCAAGCCCCTCCGCCACCTCGACACCGTCCACTTCGACCACGCCGTCAAGCGTGAGCTGCTGGCCGACATCCGCAACTACCTCGACCCCACGACCCAGATGCGCTACCAGAGCCGCAGCATGCCGTACCGCAGGGGCTACCTCTTCTACGGCCCGCCCGGCACCGGCAAGTCGTCCCTGTCCgtggccatcgccggcgagtTCGGCCTGGATCTGTACGAGGTCAAGGTCCCCAGTgtcgccaccgacgccgacctcgagcagATGTTCCAAGAGATCCCGCCGCGCTGCGTCGTCCTGCTTGAGGACATTGACGCCGTCTGGGTCGAGCGCTCCACcacctcttcgtcctcgtcgtcgtccaacAACAACTTCCACGAAAggaacggcaacggcagagCGCACTCGCCCGAGGGCAGCAACGTGCCCAACTGCACCCTCTCCGGCCTGCTCAacgtccttgacggcgtcggctcCCAGGAGGGCCGCATCGTCATCATGACCACCAACCGCcccgagcagctcgacggcgccctcgtccgcccAGGCCGCGTCGACATGAAGGTCCTCCTCGGTAACATCAGCCGGCGGTCGGCCGAGGACATGTTCGTGCGCATGTTCTCGCCCGATCTCGGGTGCACGGCGCAcctcgacatggacgagatCCGGCGGCTCGCGGCGCGCTTCTCGAGCCAGATCCCCGAGGACGCCTTCACGCCCTCGCAGCTGCAGGGTTTCTTCCAGGTGCACCTCGAGAGCCCGTACGACGCGGTGGAGTCCGTCGGCGTCTGGGTCGAGAGGGAGCTTGCGAGGACCCAGTACAAGGGGTTCGAGTTAGTCGCTGCCAACGGAACGGCCTAATTGTGTAATAGTACGTGTATTATCTTTGTGTATCTTTAGACGTCTTGGACCCCatctttcctttttttggATTCTCTTTTGTTCTTGTTTCTCGGGGAGATAAGCCTCTCGTCCGGGCATCGTGTAGTAGACCTTGCGTAGAACATCCATCACGCACAATTAGActcttggggggggggggggggaaggtcACCCCCGGCACCACAGGATACACAGTACATGAGTCATGGCCTGGTTTTGGGTAGGCTAGGTTGTTTGGGGGTGATCGGGTCTATTCCTAAACACTTTCCCCCGTCATCCTACAGATTACATTGTCATCATTGTGACCACCAATCAACCCCGTGCGACGAGAGATGTGTGACGAAACAAAAATACACAAGAGACGAGATGCTCGGGTTTGCTGCCCTGGAAGAGATGACCCGATAAGCCCTCGTGGGATCGTCCACTCGTCCCATCAGCTCGAGCACCCCTACGATCGAAACCGTAGATGCTGCTATCCGATGTATACGATGGTATCCAGCCGAAGTTAGATACCCTTGCTCAGGTACTTTCTAGCCACCCCCCCCTACTAATTTTGGTTTAGTCAACATTTGCAGTCCTTCTGGTCTGTTAGCAAGAGAAAAACATGGAAGATGTACTATACCTTTTGAAGTCATAAGGTTGTATGGGTGGTAAACACACGTCGAGGGACATAAAGCTTACCCCACTAACCATGTAAATCGTCCGGCAGGGCCCagatcatcatcaccgacatGGACGTAGGCGGAACTGCACATCGGACACCGCAAATGTCCTTGGCCAATCACCAGGGCAACTCGGCAAGACTCAGACGACATGCGAAACAGATGAATCTTGCTTAATCTTGTCCCGCTCTGCGGCCGTCAAACTACCAAGGCTACCCACCAGCTCCGACTCCCTTGCGAGCAGAAAACCCTTTTTGGGCAAGGGGGAGGAGCCAAGGATGCGGTTCGTGGATCCTCTAGATGTGCTTAAAAGTCAAATCATGACGGATTATTCCTCTGGACAGGCGCGACGTGCGAGCCACACAGAGTTTACGGAGGGCTCCCGTTGCCGATGCAAGGCACGCGTCATGGAATCGGATGGATACCCCCCCGATCGTGCCCCGAGGTGTCGGTCGGTCGGCACATCGCTCCCTACACCATTCCAgatgggaaggggagaaacAGTCTCGAATGCCCTCACCTTTACGAAACGgatgagagggggggaagagggtggCTGGCAAAAGTCAACCCATGGTGAGGGAAACTCTATAACCGCCGAAGCTTTCTTCTACTCCAGCGATATGAGCCGGCACGGCCCCAGCGGCGGTTCAAGCCTCTGGATACCCGACTAGGCACCTTTCGCCTCGAGCATGTTTCCAACGACGTCTCGGCCGCGACTGGGCCCCAGGTTTCCGGGGTCGATGCCGACTGGGTAGTCTTGATTCCGGGTCTACTACATTGTAGTCCGCTCACAACAGACCTTGTAGTTGTTCGTAGTTGTCCTACCACCACGTGTTTCGATACGAGCACGGATGCTCctccttgccccccccccctctctatTTAAGGGCTTTGAAATATTAAGCTTAAGCTTTGCAGCTCTACAGCTGTGAAACGCTGAAGTCACTGTTCTTGCTTTTTACAAAGCGGACTCAAATGCCGAGGTGACAGGAGGATAAAAGAGGCCGTACAATCCGCTTACATCGGCCATTGTGGATAGATTCTGTCTGCCCATCCTGTGTCCAACCTCGAACTTTTATAACGTGGAGTTATCTGCTCTATCCAACTCTAGCCATTATTATAAGCCATCATCACAAGCCATCATCACACGCCAGGATTCTCAGTCCTCACATCGACCCCATTCAAAATCAACCGCCACAAAATGGTCGCcctccgcctcttcctcgtcttcctcccgCTC from the Colletotrichum destructivum chromosome 10, complete sequence genome contains:
- a CDS encoding Putative AAA+ ATPase domain, ATPase, AAA-type, core; translation: MSHQFHVAGASHALLDPWSHGLGIMKDVLTRWSELDITQIGSLIAIAGTLPAAWRLLQHAWREASACVARFFLASVTIPGGDPVNRGVVKWILANRPRHYRSFTGRTEVGRATSDRAAALKKTRHAVQYCPHWTSRWLWFAGGLLVVTRAVGDFGSALSDPSYDGIGGEDLTISCLGWSAEPVRSFIETCREYADRQTQYFVLIYSRDRYGMSWKPKARKPLRHLDTVHFDHAVKRELLADIRNYLDPTTQMRYQSRSMPYRRGYLFYGPPGTGKSSLSVAIAGEFGLDLYEVKVPSVATDADLEQMFQEIPPRCVVLLEDIDAVWVERSTTSSSSSSSNNNFHERNGNGRAHSPEGSNVPNCTLSGLLNVLDGVGSQEGRIVIMTTNRPEQLDGALVRPGRVDMKVLLGNISRRSAEDMFVRMFSPDLGCTAHLDMDEIRRLAARFSSQIPEDAFTPSQLQGFFQVHLESPYDAVESVGVWVERELARTQYKGFELVAANGTA